The following are encoded in a window of Tessaracoccus flavescens genomic DNA:
- a CDS encoding DUF6912 family protein, protein MNRQLVFVPVSEDELRVLGGETLGADRPAYTVTPELLAELGYGESDSEDAEYAALVLASVAGLAAHGIRLVVVAEVDPSLVSAGEDPANGQVVLAELPTRSITSWFADEPGTDVTDAAAISKGLSIDQAWDLDQVQDLLNHHDLLWNDVVEYRRHKED, encoded by the coding sequence GTGAATCGACAACTGGTTTTCGTCCCCGTCTCCGAGGATGAGCTGCGCGTGCTCGGCGGCGAAACGCTCGGCGCCGACCGCCCCGCCTACACCGTCACCCCCGAACTGCTCGCCGAGCTCGGCTACGGCGAGTCCGATTCGGAGGACGCCGAGTACGCGGCGCTCGTGCTCGCCTCGGTCGCGGGGCTCGCCGCGCACGGCATCCGGCTCGTCGTCGTCGCAGAGGTCGACCCGTCGCTGGTCTCGGCAGGCGAGGACCCGGCGAACGGGCAGGTCGTTCTCGCGGAGCTTCCCACCCGCTCGATCACCTCCTGGTTCGCGGACGAGCCGGGAACCGACGTCACAGACGCGGCCGCCATCTCCAAGGGCCTCAGCATCGACCAGGCCTGGGACCTCGACCAGGTCCAGGACCTGCTGAACCATCACGATCTACTCTGGAACGACGTCGTCGAGTACCGCAGACACAAGGAGGACTGA
- a CDS encoding Rv3235 family protein: protein MTVLTMIPARSAAIAAPILDLTQQPAPPQALSLITAVMEAMMGRRPLHQLRPHLGLDAFTRLAGYVDGGRFRRMRLGRVRAQMPTGRAVEASVRLACASRWVSCVIRLDAGQRAWKCTELFVLEPGR, encoded by the coding sequence ATGACAGTTCTCACGATGATTCCGGCCAGGTCAGCGGCGATCGCGGCGCCGATCCTCGACCTCACCCAGCAGCCCGCGCCGCCTCAGGCGTTGTCGCTGATCACCGCCGTGATGGAGGCGATGATGGGCAGGCGTCCGCTGCACCAGCTGCGCCCGCACCTCGGTCTCGACGCCTTCACCCGGCTCGCCGGCTACGTCGACGGCGGGCGGTTCCGGCGGATGCGGCTGGGCAGGGTCCGGGCGCAGATGCCGACGGGGAGGGCCGTCGAGGCCAGCGTTCGGCTCGCCTGCGCCTCACGCTGGGTCAGCTGCGTGATCCGGCTCGACGCCGGCCAGCGTGCCTGGAAGTGCACCGAGCTGTTCGTGCTCGAGCCCGGCAGGTGA